A window of Chryseobacterium shandongense genomic DNA:
GATCCTATGGACGGAATGTACGTAACACCAATGGTAGAAGATCGCGAATGTGCTTATGTAACTTTTGATGAAAAAGGTATTACGAAATGTGGTATCGAAAAAGCGTATGAAGACGGCGCCGTAGACTGGCAAAAACCTATTTCCTGTCACCTATATCCAATTCGTGTAACGGAGTATTCTTCTTTTACGGCTTTAAATTATCATGAATGGAGCGTTTGCAGCGATGCATGTACATTAGGGAGAGAGCTTCAGGTTCCGGTGTATAAATTCCTGAAAACACCTTTAATCAGAAAATATGGCGAAGAATTTTATGATGTGCTGAGCGGTGCTGCCGAGGAATGGAAGAAAGAGTACGGCTCTTGATTTAGAGTTTGAGAGTATATGTGTTTGAGGGTTTGAGAGTTTGAGGGTATGTGTGTATGTTCAGATATAATTAAACGGACCTTTAGGAATTAATGGAACAATATGACAAAACCCGTCCGGAACAAGTTCCGAACGGGTTTTGTTTAAAATACTATATCGAATACTACTGTCCTGCTCCGGCTTTGATTACTGCCGTTTCAGGTTTTGATTCTTCTTTTTTGGCATTTTCCCAACCGTCTTCCGGCATCAATGTGGCCACCACTCTTCCTTTTGTAAGGTACTTTTTACCAACATCCTGAAGATCTTTTGCTGTTAAAGATTTTACTTTTTCT
This region includes:
- a CDS encoding DUF3109 family protein, which gives rise to MIQIDDKLISEEIFSEEFVCNLTKCKGACCVEGDVGAPLDKDELEILDGIFDKIKPYLTAEGIKALEEQGTWTTDPMDGMYVTPMVEDRECAYVTFDEKGITKCGIEKAYEDGAVDWQKPISCHLYPIRVTEYSSFTALNYHEWSVCSDACTLGRELQVPVYKFLKTPLIRKYGEEFYDVLSGAAEEWKKEYGS